In a single window of the Silvimonas iriomotensis genome:
- a CDS encoding FxDxF family PEP-CTERM protein, translated as MKLRTLVAGLAFIGASAGAFAVPSWTITPLGGGSEVDGTSYNLGTAMAPADFNINNTITKSDLLPDGTFKDVYMFMVDPTSAATSVVFANFIFSGGTNQSLDTSTTTLSLYDLTTHTDYGSVPINEPAFTAAELFYSGHQYTLTVLGSLAAGKSTGTYGIQGTLTPVPEPETYALMGLGLVALVAARARRRKTGASFTTEASAA; from the coding sequence ATGAAACTTCGTACTTTAGTTGCAGGCTTAGCCTTCATTGGTGCATCTGCCGGTGCATTTGCCGTTCCTAGCTGGACTATCACTCCGCTGGGCGGTGGCTCCGAGGTGGATGGCACTTCTTATAATCTGGGGACTGCTATGGCTCCAGCTGACTTCAACATCAATAACACCATCACCAAGAGCGATCTTTTGCCCGATGGCACGTTCAAAGATGTTTACATGTTCATGGTGGACCCGACCTCCGCAGCAACCAGCGTGGTCTTCGCCAATTTCATCTTTAGTGGCGGCACCAATCAGAGCCTTGACACCTCGACGACGACCCTGAGCCTGTACGACCTGACGACGCATACAGACTACGGCTCGGTCCCCATCAATGAGCCAGCGTTCACCGCAGCGGAACTGTTCTATTCGGGCCACCAATATACCCTGACTGTCCTGGGTAGCCTGGCAGCTGGCAAGTCTACTGGTACCTACGGCATTCAGGGCACCCTGACCCCGGTGCCGGAACCCGAAACCTATGCCCTGATGGGTCTGGGTCTGGTGGCTCTGGTTGCTGCACGTGCCCGTCGTCGCAAGACTGGCGCTAGCTTCACCACTGAAGCTTCTGCCGCCTGA